In Synechococcus sp. RS9909, one genomic interval encodes:
- a CDS encoding cation:proton antiporter subunit C: MAAIRLLELLILLTALIGFCGLLLRKNLIQKVLAMDVLGSAVVALFVLLAARTGLRSPILPTADQPLTQALLQNADPIPQAVILTAIVIGLSIQALLLVVISRLSAVDPCLEPESFEE, translated from the coding sequence ATGGCTGCGATCCGGCTCCTGGAACTGTTGATCTTGCTCACGGCCCTGATCGGCTTCTGCGGGCTGCTGCTGCGCAAAAACCTGATCCAGAAAGTGCTGGCGATGGATGTGCTCGGCAGCGCCGTGGTCGCCCTTTTTGTGCTGCTGGCTGCCCGCACCGGACTGCGCAGTCCGATCCTCCCCACGGCCGACCAACCCCTCACCCAGGCCCTGCTGCAGAACGCCGACCCGATTCCCCAGGCGGTGATCCTCACGGCCATCGTGATCGGCCTTTCGATTCAGGCCCTGCTGCTGGTGGTGATCAGCCGCCTGTCGGCTGTGGATCCCTGCCTGGAACCGGAGAGCTTTGAAGAATGA
- a CDS encoding hydrogenase subunit MbhD domain-containing protein gives MTTSLSLQGQLDVLLPITALLPLCALLLVSQSSPWQSLMLRGILGSLSTMLYALLGAVDVALTEALVGTLLSTTLYAVAMRSSMTLRLDDRRQQAGSEDEELLQWISPLHLRLRLMTSADNISGQTRVRHGWLEEGRTLVLTRAALARRLRNSPGFERWQALGGSLRLQEDATA, from the coding sequence ATGACGACCTCGCTCAGCCTGCAGGGACAGCTGGATGTGCTGCTGCCGATCACGGCCCTGCTTCCCCTCTGTGCCCTGCTGTTGGTGAGTCAGTCGAGCCCGTGGCAGAGCCTGATGCTGCGCGGCATTCTCGGCTCCCTCTCCACCATGCTCTACGCCCTGCTCGGCGCCGTGGATGTAGCCCTCACCGAAGCCCTGGTGGGCACCTTGCTCTCCACCACCCTCTACGCGGTGGCGATGCGCTCCTCGATGACCCTGCGCCTCGATGACCGGCGCCAGCAAGCCGGCAGCGAAGACGAGGAGTTGCTGCAGTGGATCAGCCCCCTGCATCTCCGGCTCCGGCTGATGACCAGCGCCGACAACATCAGCGGCCAGACCAGGGTGCGTCATGGCTGGCTCGAGGAGGGCCGCACCCTGGTGCTCACCCGGGCCGCCCTGGCACGACGCCTGCGGAACTCACCGGGATTCGAACGCTGGCAGGCCCTTGGCGGCAGCCTCCGCCTCCAGGAGGACGCAACAGCATGA
- a CDS encoding Na+/H+ antiporter subunit E codes for MTWLLSCLFRLLLWFLLTGDRSGLNLLIGAIVTVLLPQRRGRSDLLSLLRALVQAVAAIPHAYAEAFRLMLAPAETEQWLERPSSGTRTAAAIFLEVFAITLTPFTLVLGVSAGPDGPTYRIHQLQPSSGLEEQEP; via the coding sequence ATGACCTGGTTGCTCAGCTGCCTCTTCCGCCTGCTGCTCTGGTTTCTGCTCACCGGCGATCGCTCCGGCCTGAACCTGCTCATCGGCGCGATCGTGACCGTGTTGTTGCCCCAACGGCGCGGACGCAGCGATCTGCTGTCCTTGCTGCGGGCGCTGGTTCAGGCGGTCGCCGCCATCCCCCATGCCTATGCCGAAGCCTTTCGGCTGATGCTGGCGCCGGCGGAAACGGAACAGTGGCTGGAGCGGCCCTCAAGCGGCACCCGCACCGCGGCAGCGATCTTCCTTGAGGTGTTTGCGATCACGCTCACGCCCTTCACCCTGGTGCTCGGGGTCAGCGCCGGGCCCGATGGCCCCACCTACCGCATCCATCAGCTGCAGCCGAGCAGCGGCCTCGAGGAGCAGGAACCATGA
- a CDS encoding Na(+)/H(+) antiporter subunit B: MNWIWIYLLAAIALFAAPLQSALPSVDGITTTIETIRQQTGVPNLVSGVILQTRLFDTVAEVVVFTLAASGVRQVLSGEPQRLRVRGMVDAPSRVLCEVGSTVAALIAVELALRGHLSPGGGFAAGVAGGTAIGLLLISGGAERYEEIYLRWRADWLEKVAVVVFILIAAASLAGLDLPQGRFGALFSGGWIPLLNALVAIKVTLGSWAMIQRLVRHRGLL; this comes from the coding sequence ATGAACTGGATCTGGATCTATCTGCTGGCTGCGATCGCCCTGTTCGCGGCCCCCCTGCAGAGCGCACTGCCTTCGGTGGATGGCATCACCACCACGATCGAAACGATCCGGCAACAGACCGGGGTGCCCAATCTCGTGTCGGGGGTGATCCTGCAGACCCGCCTGTTCGACACGGTGGCGGAAGTGGTGGTGTTCACCCTGGCCGCCAGCGGCGTGCGCCAGGTGCTGAGCGGCGAACCCCAGCGCCTGAGGGTGCGTGGCATGGTGGATGCGCCATCGCGGGTGCTCTGCGAGGTGGGATCCACCGTGGCCGCCCTGATCGCCGTGGAACTGGCCCTGCGTGGTCACCTCAGCCCCGGCGGCGGCTTCGCGGCAGGCGTGGCGGGCGGCACCGCGATCGGCCTGCTGTTGATCAGCGGCGGCGCCGAACGCTACGAAGAGATCTATCTGCGCTGGCGGGCCGATTGGCTCGAAAAAGTTGCCGTGGTGGTGTTCATCCTGATCGCCGCGGCCTCCCTGGCCGGGCTCGACCTGCCCCAGGGGCGTTTCGGTGCCCTGTTCAGCGGCGGCTGGATCCCGCTGCTCAACGCCCTGGTGGCCATCAAGGTGACCCTCGGCTCCTGGGCGATGATTCAGCGACTGGTGCGGCACCGCGGCTTGCTTTAA
- a CDS encoding c-type cytochrome: MRVLLGAALALLIGLLSPVAAFAADAAHGAQIFSANCAACHIGGGNVVNAERTLKQADLDAYLSGYGEGHEAAIAAQVTKGKNAMPSFLGKLSDTDIADVAAYVEQQAGNGWT; encoded by the coding sequence ATGCGTGTTCTGCTCGGTGCCGCCCTGGCCCTTCTGATCGGTCTCCTTTCACCCGTGGCTGCGTTCGCGGCCGATGCCGCCCATGGTGCCCAGATCTTCTCCGCCAACTGTGCGGCCTGCCATATCGGTGGCGGCAACGTGGTGAATGCGGAGCGCACCCTGAAGCAGGCCGATCTGGATGCCTACCTCAGCGGCTATGGCGAAGGTCACGAAGCAGCGATTGCCGCCCAGGTGACCAAAGGCAAAAACGCCATGCCCTCCTTCCTCGGCAAGCTGAGCGACACCGACATTGCCGATGTGGCGGCCTATGTGGAGCAGCAGGCAGGCAACGGCTGGACCTGA
- a CDS encoding DUF3721 domain-containing protein, giving the protein MVQSPLATLLIALSLWSAGLLAAPGRAQHTSGESSSGSGAVKALYDTKAEAEAAAPLFNCKGAHAMGSKWMPCSAHDHGGNAQSGH; this is encoded by the coding sequence ATGGTTCAGTCACCACTGGCGACCCTGCTGATCGCCCTGTCCCTCTGGTCTGCAGGCTTGCTGGCCGCACCCGGCCGTGCCCAACACACCAGTGGTGAGTCTTCCTCTGGCAGCGGTGCGGTGAAAGCGCTCTACGACACCAAGGCGGAGGCCGAGGCGGCAGCTCCTCTGTTCAACTGCAAGGGGGCCCATGCCATGGGCAGCAAGTGGATGCCCTGCAGTGCCCATGACCATGGTGGGAACGCCCAGTCCGGCCATTGA
- a CDS encoding DUF1028 domain-containing protein, translated as MTFSILARDPHNGRFGVAVATCHLAVGSTVPHIRAGVGAVATQAHTNPYLGICGLERLEQHQSASVVLSGLLADDPQAELRQVQLIDGSGHTAGWTGDACGAWAGHRCRDNVAVAGNLLVGEEVLLAMEAAFLASDPSWKLGRRLLQALRAGEDAGGDRRAERSTSAALQVSGEAAFPLLDLRVDFHDDAVVELERIYERSQMRWAQQWRQELLQRPSLDRTPLNRTIPHRASADPASEDRTVA; from the coding sequence ATGACCTTTTCGATCCTGGCCCGGGATCCCCACAACGGTCGCTTCGGCGTGGCCGTGGCCACCTGCCATCTTGCCGTTGGTTCCACCGTGCCCCACATCCGTGCCGGGGTTGGAGCGGTGGCCACCCAGGCCCACACCAACCCCTACCTCGGCATCTGCGGACTGGAGCGCCTGGAGCAGCACCAGAGCGCCTCAGTGGTGCTGAGCGGATTGCTCGCTGATGACCCCCAGGCGGAGCTGCGCCAGGTGCAGTTGATCGATGGCTCAGGTCACACCGCCGGCTGGACCGGCGACGCCTGCGGCGCCTGGGCAGGGCATCGCTGCCGCGACAACGTCGCTGTGGCCGGCAATCTGCTGGTGGGGGAGGAGGTGTTGCTGGCGATGGAGGCCGCGTTTCTGGCCTCCGATCCCAGCTGGAAGCTTGGGCGACGGCTGCTCCAGGCGCTGCGCGCCGGGGAAGATGCCGGGGGGGATCGGCGCGCGGAGCGCTCCACATCGGCGGCGCTGCAGGTGAGCGGCGAAGCGGCGTTCCCCTTGCTGGATCTGCGGGTGGATTTTCACGACGATGCCGTTGTGGAACTGGAGCGGATCTACGAGCGCAGTCAGATGCGCTGGGCCCAGCAATGGCGTCAGGAACTGCTGCAGCGACCCTCCCTGGATCGCACCCCGCTCAACCGCACGATCCCCCATCGGGCCAGCGCCGATCCGGCCAGCGAAGATCGGACGGTCGCCTGA
- a CDS encoding HupE/UreJ family protein, translating into MVFTNNRRLLLPVGLTAALVATLASPSAQAHGEASGGLLAGVAHPLLGLDHLVMLVAVGTVAAALSTRLLLWALAGALLGAAIGFGGVTVPAAEILASLAIASVGLVLLAPARLAAVAGPLVAGGIAIHAMLHGLEAPRDQGSLLWWTGALLASALVVGVTTVLMQRLPAPLLRRAGAVFVVLGGGLLLLPVAISA; encoded by the coding sequence ATGGTTTTCACGAACAATCGCCGACTGCTTCTGCCGGTCGGACTGACAGCCGCCCTGGTGGCCACGCTTGCGTCCCCCTCCGCCCAGGCCCACGGCGAGGCTTCCGGTGGCTTGCTCGCCGGTGTTGCCCACCCGCTGCTCGGACTCGATCACCTGGTGATGCTGGTGGCGGTCGGCACCGTTGCGGCGGCTCTTTCCACGCGCCTGTTGCTCTGGGCCCTGGCTGGTGCCCTGCTGGGTGCCGCGATCGGCTTCGGTGGTGTGACGGTTCCCGCCGCTGAAATCCTCGCTTCCCTGGCGATCGCTTCGGTGGGACTGGTGCTGTTGGCGCCCGCCCGTCTGGCCGCTGTGGCTGGTCCGTTGGTGGCGGGTGGCATCGCGATCCACGCCATGCTCCACGGCCTGGAAGCCCCCCGCGATCAGGGCAGCCTGCTCTGGTGGACCGGTGCCCTGCTGGCTTCTGCCCTGGTGGTGGGTGTGACCACCGTGTTGATGCAACGCCTTCCCGCCCCCCTGCTGCGTCGTGCCGGTGCTGTGTTTGTGGTGCTGGGCGGTGGCTTGCTGCTCCTGCCGGTGGCGATCAGCGCTTGA
- a CDS encoding TIGR03943 family protein has protein sequence MGQWAAAVRVLAAMLPSLLLALWGWLLFWSGWSGRLSLLLREAFHPLVSLAGALLLLLAVLWWLPLGWRRPPALRLRAGGAVPWHWVLSAGAAAAVLAFPPAPSFSDLAATRPTALPDGPVLIFHLPPEQRSLTEWVRLLRSQPDPALHDGAPVRISGFVLERAGEPPQLARLLVRCCLADATPAGLDVAWPGGVAPAVNQWLEIDGTMTVKSVAGRQRPVVVPERITPIPRPERPLEP, from the coding sequence ATGGGTCAATGGGCTGCTGCTGTGAGGGTGCTGGCGGCGATGCTTCCCTCCCTGCTGCTGGCGCTCTGGGGCTGGTTGTTGTTCTGGAGTGGTTGGTCCGGCCGTTTGTCGTTGCTTCTGCGCGAAGCCTTCCATCCCCTGGTGAGCCTGGCCGGTGCCCTGCTGCTTCTCCTCGCTGTGCTCTGGTGGCTGCCTCTGGGGTGGCGTCGCCCGCCGGCTCTGCGCCTGCGCGCCGGTGGAGCGGTGCCCTGGCACTGGGTGTTGAGCGCTGGTGCGGCAGCTGCCGTGCTGGCGTTTCCACCGGCCCCCTCCTTCAGCGACCTGGCGGCCACCCGGCCCACGGCCCTGCCCGACGGACCGGTTTTGATCTTTCATCTGCCCCCGGAGCAGCGCAGCCTCACCGAATGGGTGCGTCTGTTGCGTAGTCAGCCCGACCCCGCCCTGCATGACGGGGCGCCAGTGCGCATCAGTGGATTCGTGCTGGAGCGTGCCGGTGAGCCGCCCCAGCTGGCGCGTTTGCTGGTGCGCTGTTGTCTGGCTGATGCGACGCCGGCCGGGCTGGATGTGGCCTGGCCCGGTGGGGTGGCGCCAGCGGTGAATCAATGGCTGGAGATTGATGGCACCATGACCGTGAAGAGCGTGGCGGGTCGACAGCGACCGGTGGTGGTGCCGGAGCGGATCACGCCGATTCCGCGACCGGAGCGGCCCCTGGAGCCATGA
- a CDS encoding c-type cytochrome, with the protein MRLLLSFALALLCALWAPLSASAADAALGAKVFSSNCAACHAGGGNIVNGERTLRQADLQDYLAQYSNGHESAIVAQVTYGRNAMPAFIDTLTETQISDVAAYVEEQASKGWS; encoded by the coding sequence ATGCGCCTGCTTCTCTCCTTTGCCCTTGCTCTGCTCTGTGCTCTGTGGGCGCCACTGAGCGCCTCCGCTGCGGATGCCGCCCTGGGAGCGAAGGTGTTTTCCTCTAACTGTGCCGCCTGCCATGCCGGTGGGGGCAACATCGTTAACGGCGAGCGCACCCTCAGGCAGGCTGATCTGCAGGACTATCTGGCCCAGTATTCCAATGGTCATGAGAGCGCGATCGTCGCCCAGGTGACCTACGGCCGCAACGCCATGCCCGCATTCATCGATACGCTCACCGAAACTCAGATTTCTGATGTGGCGGCCTATGTGGAAGAGCAGGCCAGCAAGGGCTGGAGCTGA
- a CDS encoding monovalent cation/H(+) antiporter subunit G has product MHAWLHPLSLFLLSLGLLMWFWGTWPLLQQRSLLVKLHRLSVADTLGSALMLAGLWLRRADLWPLLLLALIGLMLWNTIFGYVLASSSQTPRSR; this is encoded by the coding sequence ATGCACGCCTGGCTCCATCCCCTCAGCCTGTTCCTGCTCAGCCTCGGCCTGCTGATGTGGTTCTGGGGCACCTGGCCCCTGCTGCAGCAGCGCAGCCTGCTGGTGAAGCTGCATCGCCTCTCGGTGGCCGACACACTTGGCTCGGCCCTGATGCTCGCAGGCCTCTGGCTGCGCCGCGCTGATCTCTGGCCCCTGCTGCTGCTGGCGCTGATCGGCCTGATGCTCTGGAACACGATCTTCGGCTACGTGCTCGCCAGCTCCTCCCAGACCCCCCGAAGCCGATGA
- a CDS encoding metal ABC transporter permease — translation MDWLLEPLRHDFMVRALVVSGLVGAVCGLLSCYMTLKGWALMGDAVSHAVLPGVVLAYALGLPFSLGAFVFGVGSVAAIGFVKQKSRIKEDTVIGLVFTGFFALGLVLVSKTRSNIDLTHILFGNVLGISAADIQQTLLISAVVTAVLLLLRRDLLLFCFDPTHARSIGINTGVLHYLLLSILSLAAVAGLQTVGIILVVAMLVTPGATAYLLTDRFDRMTWLAVGSSVVSSLFGVYLSYWSDSSTAGCIVLVQTGLFLLAFLLAPEHGVLRRRQANLSA, via the coding sequence ATGGACTGGTTGCTGGAACCCCTGCGTCATGACTTCATGGTGCGTGCCCTGGTGGTGAGCGGCCTGGTGGGGGCCGTGTGCGGCCTGCTCTCCTGCTACATGACCCTGAAGGGTTGGGCCCTGATGGGGGATGCCGTCTCCCATGCGGTGCTGCCGGGTGTGGTGCTGGCTTACGCCCTTGGCTTGCCCTTTTCGCTTGGGGCTTTCGTGTTCGGTGTGGGTTCGGTGGCGGCGATCGGTTTCGTGAAGCAGAAATCGCGCATCAAGGAAGACACGGTGATCGGCCTGGTGTTCACGGGGTTTTTTGCCCTGGGGCTCGTGCTCGTGTCGAAGACCCGCAGCAACATCGATCTCACCCACATTCTCTTCGGCAATGTGTTGGGCATCTCCGCCGCTGACATTCAGCAGACCCTGCTGATTTCGGCGGTGGTGACGGCGGTGCTGCTGCTGTTGCGACGCGATCTGCTGCTGTTCTGTTTTGATCCCACCCATGCCCGTTCGATCGGGATCAACACCGGTGTGTTGCACTATCTGCTGCTCTCGATCCTGTCTCTGGCGGCGGTGGCTGGCCTCCAGACCGTGGGCATCATCCTGGTGGTGGCGATGCTGGTGACCCCGGGTGCCACCGCCTATTTGCTCACCGATCGTTTTGATCGCATGACCTGGCTGGCCGTGGGCAGCAGCGTGGTGTCGAGTCTGTTCGGGGTGTATCTCAGTTATTGGAGTGACAGCTCAACGGCCGGTTGCATCGTGTTGGTGCAGACGGGGTTGTTTCTGCTCGCCTTCCTGTTGGCGCCCGAGCACGGCGTGCTGCGGCGCCGGCAAGCCAACCTCTCCGCCTGA
- a CDS encoding proton-conducting transporter membrane subunit, which yields MSPLALPITALLGPYLAAFLNALLPFLGRPLLLACSLSSAGLGLKAILSSSPQLLAWLGPLGVKLSIDPLAGWFLLLDGLVFCAVLLDGWSRPQRASQLTLMLVLLGGLGGAAVVTDLISLYVTLEVISIAAFLLILSETDTNLWIGLRYLLFGNTAMTLYLVGAALLYAQTESFGLSEAASLPLCAGHVFLLIGLFTKGGLFLNGFWLPATHAAAAAPISALLSGSVVTAGVIPLVRFSLLNEPLALRIGTVGLASALLGVIAGLICTDVKRLLAWSTLSQMGLLVLMPASAGLFGLAHGLAKAALFLSCRQLPTRALAHWNLGNCRPDQRLAFWLAPLSLAGLPPLIGALAKTGTPSLAGPWLAPLLSLIAILAIAAYARLWSRGGAADAPGELALVTAAGDRGWSAGVVLLLALLWLPLLRPTSLTPLLLPTKWLWLGANLAAGLLLHQLLQHQRQAPTGTPSTAPPFVLERLEHLIGGLGLMGSGLLLSLPGGWPR from the coding sequence ATGAGCCCACTTGCTCTCCCCATCACCGCCCTGCTGGGCCCCTACCTGGCCGCCTTTCTCAATGCCCTGCTGCCCTTCCTGGGGCGGCCCTTGTTGCTCGCCTGCAGCCTCAGCAGTGCCGGGCTTGGCCTGAAGGCGATCCTCAGCAGCAGCCCGCAGCTGCTGGCCTGGCTCGGCCCCCTCGGCGTGAAGCTGTCCATCGACCCTCTGGCGGGTTGGTTTCTGCTTCTCGATGGCCTGGTGTTTTGCGCCGTGTTGCTCGATGGCTGGAGCCGACCGCAACGGGCCAGCCAACTCACCCTGATGCTCGTGCTGCTGGGTGGCCTTGGCGGTGCCGCGGTGGTGACCGACCTGATCAGCCTTTACGTGACCCTGGAGGTGATCAGCATCGCCGCCTTTCTGCTCATCCTCTCCGAAACCGACACCAACCTCTGGATCGGCCTGCGCTATCTGCTGTTCGGCAACACTGCCATGACCCTCTACCTGGTGGGTGCAGCCTTGCTCTATGCCCAGACGGAAAGCTTCGGCCTCAGCGAGGCCGCCTCGCTGCCCCTCTGTGCCGGGCACGTGTTCCTGCTGATCGGCCTTTTCACCAAGGGAGGCCTGTTCCTGAACGGGTTCTGGCTGCCTGCCACCCATGCGGCAGCCGCAGCACCGATCTCAGCCCTGCTTTCAGGCTCGGTCGTGACCGCCGGGGTGATCCCCCTGGTGCGCTTCAGCCTCCTGAATGAGCCGCTGGCCCTGCGCATCGGCACGGTGGGATTGGCCAGTGCTCTGCTCGGTGTGATCGCCGGTCTGATCTGCACCGATGTGAAGCGGTTACTGGCCTGGAGCACCCTGTCGCAGATGGGATTGCTGGTGTTGATGCCCGCCAGCGCCGGCCTCTTCGGCCTGGCCCATGGGCTGGCCAAGGCCGCGCTCTTTCTCAGTTGCCGCCAGCTGCCCACCCGGGCGCTGGCCCACTGGAACCTCGGGAACTGCCGCCCGGATCAGCGTCTCGCCTTCTGGCTTGCCCCCCTCTCCCTCGCCGGTCTGCCGCCCCTGATCGGCGCCCTGGCCAAAACCGGCACTCCCTCCCTCGCCGGCCCCTGGCTCGCGCCCCTGCTCAGCCTGATCGCGATCCTGGCGATCGCGGCGTATGCCCGTCTCTGGAGCCGGGGCGGCGCAGCCGACGCGCCGGGGGAGCTGGCCCTAGTGACCGCCGCAGGCGACCGGGGCTGGTCGGCGGGAGTGGTGCTGCTGCTGGCGCTGTTGTGGCTGCCCCTGCTCCGGCCCACCTCCCTCACCCCCCTGCTGTTGCCCACCAAGTGGCTCTGGCTCGGCGCGAACCTGGCAGCAGGCCTGCTGCTCCATCAGCTGCTGCAGCACCAACGCCAGGCTCCAACCGGCACTCCCAGCACCGCCCCTCCTTTTGTGCTCGAACGCCTGGAACACCTGATCGGAGGGCTGGGCTTGATGGGCAGCGGCCTGCTCCTGAGCCTGCCGGGAGGGTGGCCGCGATGA
- a CDS encoding permease, which translates to MVPLSTAWAIFQGLLLEALPFLLLGVAISALARWLLPQTGWIRRLPRQPLLAPVVGALMGFALPACECGNVPIARRLIASGAPLGTGFGFLFAAPVLNPIVIASTWAAFPDQPWLLIARPCGAFLIAMVLTFVLRPVPEHALLTDALLEERRLSQPLAQVGLLERRSGMLGASAIEAQAPLPAPAQARLAPADLLAHSSREFLDLLSLLVVGCAIAASVQTFLPRSWLLAVGEAPTLSILALMLMAVVISVCSSVDAFLALGFAAQVTPGALLAFLLLGPVVDLKLAGLFTVVLKPRAIAITAVAAAMVVLLMGQWVNGLLL; encoded by the coding sequence ATGGTTCCCCTCTCCACAGCCTGGGCAATCTTTCAGGGCCTGTTGCTGGAGGCCCTGCCCTTTCTGTTGCTCGGTGTGGCCATCTCCGCCCTGGCGCGTTGGCTGCTGCCCCAGACCGGTTGGATCCGTCGGCTGCCGCGCCAGCCCTTGCTGGCCCCCGTGGTGGGCGCCCTGATGGGGTTTGCCCTGCCAGCCTGTGAGTGCGGCAACGTGCCGATCGCCCGGCGTCTGATTGCCAGTGGTGCGCCCCTCGGCACCGGCTTCGGCTTTCTGTTCGCCGCGCCGGTGCTCAACCCGATCGTGATCGCCAGCACCTGGGCGGCGTTTCCCGATCAACCCTGGCTACTGATCGCCCGGCCTTGCGGTGCCTTTCTGATCGCCATGGTGCTCACGTTCGTGTTGCGGCCTGTTCCCGAACACGCCCTGCTCACCGATGCTCTCCTGGAGGAGCGGCGTCTGAGCCAGCCTCTCGCCCAGGTGGGCCTGTTGGAGCGCCGCAGCGGCATGCTCGGCGCTTCTGCCATCGAGGCACAGGCGCCTCTGCCGGCACCGGCACAGGCCCGGCTGGCGCCTGCGGATCTGCTCGCCCACAGCAGCCGTGAGTTCCTCGATCTTCTCAGCCTGTTGGTTGTGGGTTGCGCAATCGCTGCCAGCGTGCAGACCTTTCTGCCCCGCAGCTGGCTTCTGGCCGTGGGGGAGGCGCCAACGCTCTCGATCCTCGCCCTGATGCTGATGGCGGTGGTGATTTCGGTGTGCTCCAGTGTGGATGCCTTCCTGGCCCTGGGCTTCGCGGCCCAGGTCACGCCCGGGGCCCTGCTCGCCTTTCTGCTCCTGGGGCCGGTGGTGGATCTCAAGCTCGCTGGCTTGTTCACGGTGGTGCTCAAGCCCCGGGCGATTGCGATCACGGCGGTGGCGGCGGCGATGGTGGTGCTGCTGATGGGGCAATGGGTCAATGGGCTGCTGCTGTGA
- a CDS encoding HupE/UreJ family protein, which translates to MKFSHCSGASRGIGLIGVSALLLLSLAGPALAHHPFGMAEGAELNAWQGLVSGIGHPLLGPDHLLFLLAIGFIGLGRPVAWVLPLLATGLLGAALTQVMPLSADLAPQAEALVSLSLAIEGLIALGSLPTALLMPVMGLHGYLLGGTIVGAEPTPLFAYFLGLFLGQGALLLAVCLGSRRWIAAIGENGRRLAAGIWIGMGAAFAWTALVA; encoded by the coding sequence TTGAAGTTTTCCCACTGTTCCGGTGCCTCTCGCGGCATCGGTTTGATCGGGGTCAGTGCCCTGTTGCTGCTGAGCCTGGCCGGCCCCGCCCTCGCCCATCACCCCTTCGGCATGGCTGAGGGGGCTGAGCTCAATGCCTGGCAGGGCCTGGTGAGCGGCATCGGCCACCCCCTGCTGGGTCCCGACCATCTGCTCTTCCTGCTGGCGATCGGGTTCATCGGCCTGGGGCGTCCCGTGGCCTGGGTGTTGCCGTTGCTGGCCACCGGCTTGCTGGGGGCGGCCCTCACCCAGGTGATGCCCCTGTCCGCCGACCTGGCGCCGCAGGCGGAAGCGCTGGTGTCGCTGAGCCTGGCGATCGAAGGCCTGATCGCCCTGGGCAGCCTGCCCACCGCCTTGCTGATGCCCGTGATGGGTCTGCATGGCTATCTGCTCGGTGGCACGATCGTGGGGGCCGAACCCACGCCGTTGTTCGCCTATTTCCTCGGCCTGTTTCTCGGCCAGGGAGCTCTGCTTCTCGCCGTGTGCCTCGGTTCGAGGCGCTGGATTGCCGCGATCGGTGAGAACGGTCGACGTCTGGCAGCCGGCATCTGGATCGGCATGGGCGCCGCCTTCGCCTGGACGGCCCTGGTGGCCTGA